A single genomic interval of Streptomyces showdoensis harbors:
- a CDS encoding acyltransferase family protein: protein MGTSARDLAAATPASRDRYVDLLRVASLAVVVLGHWLMAAVTADGQVGNLLAVVPGLQALTWALQVMPVFFFVGGFSHALAHRSRPRYAAFLRGRLQRLLRPTMVFIGVWGVLALAVQLLGADGGLTGVALRLVTQPLWFIGIYLAMVAFTPPLLKLHERWGWGAFAALVAGAVAVDVLRFAAGVPFVEFLNFAFVWLAVHQLGFLRADGMIRRPAVLAAAGLAGAGLLVALGPYPLSMVGMPGEKVSNMAPPTLALLCHGLWLVGAVELLKGPGARLTARARVWRAVVAANGVAMTAFLWHLTAMLGVYGVLLALDVPLPAPATGAWWAQVPARIAAAAVLTALLVALFRRFEQPARPAPSAGLPAAPGRGDAPLTSLAALGVTLALLGVLGLSTTGFAGLLEGHGATLIAVRVTAPAAVAMALAGWFLVERAGRGPRARRSR, encoded by the coding sequence ATGGGAACCAGTGCGCGTGACCTCGCCGCCGCGACCCCGGCGAGCCGGGACCGCTACGTCGACCTGCTCCGGGTCGCCTCGCTCGCCGTCGTCGTCCTCGGCCACTGGCTGATGGCCGCCGTCACCGCCGACGGGCAGGTCGGCAACCTCCTCGCCGTCGTCCCCGGGCTCCAGGCGCTGACCTGGGCCCTCCAGGTGATGCCGGTGTTCTTCTTCGTCGGCGGCTTCTCGCACGCCCTCGCCCACCGCTCCCGCCCCCGGTACGCGGCCTTCCTGCGGGGCCGGCTGCAACGGCTGCTGCGCCCCACGATGGTCTTCATCGGGGTGTGGGGCGTGCTGGCGCTCGCCGTGCAGCTGCTCGGCGCGGACGGCGGGCTGACCGGGGTGGCGCTGCGGCTGGTCACCCAGCCGCTCTGGTTCATCGGCATCTACCTGGCCATGGTCGCCTTCACCCCGCCGCTCCTGAAGCTCCACGAGCGCTGGGGCTGGGGGGCGTTCGCCGCGCTGGTAGCGGGCGCGGTGGCGGTGGACGTGCTGCGCTTCGCGGCCGGGGTGCCGTTCGTGGAGTTCCTGAACTTCGCCTTCGTGTGGCTGGCGGTCCATCAGCTCGGCTTCCTGCGCGCCGACGGCATGATCCGCCGCCCCGCCGTCCTCGCCGCGGCGGGACTCGCGGGCGCGGGCCTGCTCGTGGCCCTCGGCCCGTATCCGCTGTCCATGGTCGGCATGCCGGGCGAGAAGGTCTCCAACATGGCCCCGCCGACGCTGGCCCTGCTCTGCCACGGCCTGTGGCTGGTCGGCGCGGTCGAGCTCCTGAAGGGCCCCGGCGCCCGCCTCACCGCCCGCGCCCGGGTCTGGCGCGCGGTCGTCGCCGCGAACGGCGTCGCCATGACCGCGTTCCTGTGGCACCTGACCGCCATGCTCGGCGTGTACGGCGTGCTGCTCGCCCTCGACGTGCCGCTGCCGGCCCCCGCCACGGGCGCCTGGTGGGCCCAGGTCCCGGCCAGGATCGCCGCCGCGGCCGTCCTCACCGCCCTCCTGGTCGCCCTCTTCCGCCGCTTCGAGCAGCCGGCCCGGCCCGCCCCCTCCGCCGGCCTCCCCGCGGCCCCCGGCCGGGGGGACGCCCCGCTCACCTCGCTCGCCGCCCTCGGCGTCACCCTGGCGCTGCTCGGCGTCCTCGGCCTCTCCACCACCGGCTTCGCCGGCCTCCTGGAGGGCCACGGCGCGACGCTGATAGCGGTCCGCGTCACGGCCCCGGCAGCCGTCGCGATGGCCCTGGCGGGATGGTTCCTGGTGGAGCGGGCGGGGCGGGGACCCCGAGCCCGTCGATCTCGCTGA